The sequence TATTTTAATTAGGGCAGTTTCTACTTCGGATATGAATAAGGCATTAGGAATGCTAATCTCAGAAGGTAAAGCTATTTCATATGGTGGATATGCAGGCTCAGCTTATAAAGTTTATAATAGCGGGGTTGTAGTTTATACCGAGGGACTTTACTATCCTTACTATTTATTGGATCCTAACATTCAAATGTTCCTATACAATACAAGGCTTCCTGGTCCCTATAAGAGAGTTAGTTTCTTAGTTAGTGGAGCTAACTCGGTACTTGATGTCTCTGTTTTTATTCCTCATAATTTAAGCCAAATTGAAAAGGCTGCTCTCTTTAGGGTATTAAGTAGTATAACTTTTTTACCACCTGAGCAAAGATTGGCTTGGAATTACGGACAGATAATAGATCCGGAAGCTGGAATTCAAGCTGCCTTGATACCTATTCCTGCCGGTTTTTCTGTTCAAGGGGGTGTGTTAGATCAGGGAACTAAAAGAATGTTTACATATAATATAGCTAGAGGAGGAGAATTTATAAGGGTAGACTTTGTAGATGTTGTCACAAATATGCTTCAAAGCAACTTTGGTAGTAACTTCTTTTCAGTGCTTACGATAAATGGTCAAAGGTATAGCTTAGATACACCTGTATACTTAAGGAACTTTAAAGAAGTGGTTGATTTTTTGATTTACCTTTGGGGGTATGAAACTGGAGAAAGCTGGCAGATGTTAGAATATAGAGAAATAGAAGATAATCCTTTCTTTAAAGAGTTAGGTGCATCGGCAGGTAGGCCATCAATTCCTCTTCCTCCACATGCTCAAAATTTTTCTATAAAGGGGTATGTTATCGCAAAATCTTCTTCTGGTAAGGAAAGAATGGCTTTTATTAGTGGTGCCGGTGTATATTCTTATAGGCCTGATTATCTGGTGGCTAGCGCCGATTGTTTTGTTAACATTAGTGCAGAGGTAGTTCAAGCTGAGCCAGGTAGATTACTAGCTATGCTTAACTTGCGTAAAGGGATAAACGCTGCTTTAGTGATAAATCCTGATTGGAGCCTTTTCGCTTTAGAGAAGTTTACTAGAGAAAATAAATATCTGAACGCTTTCGTTAGAGAGATGCATAGGAAATCTCAGGAGTTTAATTCTTGGATGAGTAGAGCGTGGACAAATCTTTTAAGCGATCAAACTTACGTTAGAGATCCTTCCACTGGAGAGGTTTTTAAGGTTTATAAGAGGTCTTGGGAAACTGGAGAGTTTTGGAAAGATCCAACAACAGGTGAGATTCTTTTTGCTGATAGGGAGGGAGCCTTAAGCGATTTGCTTGGTAGAGAGGGATGGAAAAAGCTCGAGGAGTCAGTAGGTGGATTTTAAAGCCGTAATTTTAATAAAAAATGGTGGAGGCGGCGGGATTTGAACCCGCGTCCGACATATGATGATGCCGGAGCAGCTACGAGCATAGCCCTTGTTTTGCTCTCCCTTTAAAGGCTCCCAAGGGCAGGATCCTTTAAAGGCAAGCCCCGATTCTTTTCTCCATAAAAGGCGGGGCGACCTTCTATGGAAGAGCCGCTTGCCTTTCACCCCTTTAGCCTTAGCGGCATCAGGCTAAAAGGATGGGCTGCTTAATTAAGCAGCCATTGCATAACCATAGTCGGCATTTATTTTTCTTCCCGTTGTTTTACGAGGATACGGGACCTCGGCTCGCTCTCCGCGCACGCCCATATGCCGTCGAAACCGTTCGCCCCCATTACCTATACTTAAGCGCCCTTTCAAGCTCTCTTCTTAAATCCTTTTCCGCTATCGCTTTTCTCTTATCGTGAAGCTTTTTACCCTTCGCTAAGGCAAGCTCGATCTTAGCTTTGCCTCTATCATTTATATATAACTTTAATGGTATTAATGTCAAGCCCCTTTCATTAACTTTTCCAATCAGCCTCACTATTTCCTTTTTGTGTAAAAGTAGCTTTCTAGGACGCAAAGGATCATGATTAAAGAAGGAAGCCTTATCATAAGGAGAGATATGCATATCGTAAAGCCACAGCTCTCCCTCTTTAACCTTAGCGTAGCTATCTTTTAAGTTTACTCTTCCATCTCTTATGGATTTTATCTCGCTTCCCTGAAGGACTATCCCCGCTTCGTATGTTTCAAGTATTTCATAGTCGTGAAAGGCCTTCTTATTCTGGGCTATTATCTTCATGGCAAAAAGATTGTATCATAAAGGTCAGAAAAAGTCAAATCAGCTTAAGTCTGATTTGCAAGGGGAGAGTTTATTCTTTAGGGCTTGAAACCTGCTATCTTAAAGTGTATATTCTTATCAAGATAAGTTAAAAAAAAGCTTCAGGAAAGCTAGTGTGATAGGCTTGGGGGTAGGTGAAGGTGGTCTTCGTTTCTAAGAAAACGGAAGATATTTTTGTTGTAGAATATCCATTTTATAATGCCTATCTTGATATAGAGACCACTGGTTTAAGCCCTCTTTACGCTGAGATAACGGTTGTAGGTATATACCTTGAAGGGTATAAGGATAAGATAGTTCAGCTTATAGGTGAGGGAATTACCTACTTTAATTTAATTTCTGCCTTAAGAGGGGTAAAGAATATATATACCTATAACGGTTCAAGGTTCGATCTTATATTTATAAAAGAAAGATTGGGTATAGATATCAATGCCATTTTTAATCACTGCGACTTGATGTATCTATGCTGGAGGGGAAATCTTTATGGCGGTCTTAAGGCTGTGGAGAGGAAGCTTGGAATAGAAAGAAAGCTTAAGGATGTAAATGGAGAGAGTGCTATAGTTTTGTGGGAAAGATATAGGAAATTTGGTGATTTCCAGTCTCTCAAGCTTCTTCTTGAGTACAATAAGGAGGATGTTTGCAATTTAAAGATTTTAAAGAAAAAACTGGAAGAGATTTTCAAAAAAACTGGTACTTAAGATTTCTTTATTTTTTCTTTTTATAGTATAATTTAATAAAATGGAACAAGGAGGTGTTAAGTTATGTCTTTAGCGTTTTTAGTTATAGTGATTTATCTATTAGCGGTAATTCTATTGAGTATTTATTTTACTAAATATGTTAAAACATCGGAGGATTTCACCGTTGCTGGAAGAAGCCTGCCCGGCATTATATTAGCTGGGACCTTTATGGCTACATGGATGGGCTCGGGAACAGTTGTGGGTGGTACTAACTCCTTAGCTTATAGGCATGGTCCATGGGTGGCCATAATTTTTGGTATGGCTGCTCCTATTGGTATAGTGATACTTTATCTTTTGTCGAAGAAGATTCATGAGCTTAAGATGCAGACTGTTCCTGATGTCCTTGAGTATAAGTATGGGGAGGCAGCGAGAGTCATAGGTAGCTTAATAATTATTCTTGCCTATGTGGGGATAACTTCTTATCAATATAGTGGAATAGGTTTCGTCTTAAACGCTACGCTAGGTATTCCTACTAAGATCGGCACCTTGATAGGTGCTATTGTAGTTATTGGTTCAGCCGTTTTAGGAGGTCTTTATTCTGTTGCTTATACTGATTTTATGAGCGCTTGCATAATGCTTTTAGGTTTAGCTATAGGGATACCTGTTGCCATATCTGGAGCTGGAGGTTGGGCTGCCGTAGCATCTAAGCTTCCTCCAGAGCATTTAAAGCTTGGAGGGCTTTCTGCCTTGTCTATAATGGGTTACTTCTTCCCTTTGTTTTTCCTGATCCTGGGTGACCAAAACATGTATCAGAGATTTTTTGCTGCTAAGGATCCGAAGGCCGCAAAATGGGGAGCAATAGGCTGGTTTTTTGGGGTAGTAGTAGTTATGCCTCTTGTTGCTTATGGAGCTACGACCTCAAGAGCTCTTTTCCCCAATCTTAATCCTGGGATGGCCTTAATAAGGCTTTCCTCTGATGCGATGCCTCCTATTATAGGGGCCCTATGCCTTGCAGCGATATCTGCGTTTATAATCACTACGGGTAACTCGTATCTTCTTTCAAGCGCGGTTAACCTCGGTTGGGATATATATGCTAGGGTTATAAGGAGAAGCGCAACTGATGAGAGTCGTTTAGCTGTGACAAGATGGGGAGTTATAATCTTGGGGGTTCTGGCTTATGTACTTATAACTTACTTCCCAACGGTCCTTTCGGTTCAGATGTATGCTTATACCATGTATGGAGCTTCTATAACGCCTGCCCTACTTGCTGCTGTTTTGTGGCCTAATGTTAAACCATCAGCTGGGATATCTTCCATGGTAGTAGGTGCTATTGTCACGCTTGCTTGGGAGCTTTCAGGTAAGCCTTATGGCCTAGCAAGCGTTATAGTTGCGGCTCCAGCGGCTATAGTGACTCTATTTTTAGTCAATATAATTTTGCTAATGAGAAAGGAGTGATCTTATTGAAGAGTATTCCCTTAAGGGTAAAAAAGCTAAGGGAGCGTATATTTAAGGAAGGACTTGATTTTGCGCTAATTTTGAATCCTTTAAATCAGTATTATTATAGTGGGTTTTATGCTTTAATTTATAGTCGTCCGATACTTCTTGTTATATCTCATGATGAGAGCAATCTGATAGTTCCATGTCTTGAGGAGCTTCATGCGAAAGAGGATGCTAAGGTAGATCATTTACACGTTTATTATGAACATCCTGAAAAGGCATCTGAGGGAATAAGTCCTTTTGAAGCACTGAAAAAGATCATATCCAAGAAGGGATGGAGAAGGGTCGGGGTTGAGAAGGATTCCCTGCCGCTTTCTCTGTTTGAGCTTTTGAAAGATGCTGGGATAGTTGAGTTTAAGGATATCGCTCCCTTTATAGCTAAGGAAAGGCTTATAAAGGATGAAGAGGAGCTTGAGCTTATTCGTCAGGCTGGTAAATTGGTTAGCTTAGGTGTGGTAGAGAGCTTGAAGGCGATCAGGGAGGGCTTAACTGAGGTAGAGGTAGATGGAATAGGAGGCTTAGCTTTACTTAAGTATGCAGGAGAAAACTATCCAGGGCGTAGGGTTGAGCTTTTCGTTATGTCTCCATCAGGAAGGGAAAGGAGCGCTTTACCACATGTTTTCTCGATAGCAAGGAAGCTTAAGAAGGGGGATATAATAATTCACAGCCGTCAAATTGCCTTGGATGGTTATAGGGCGGAGTGTGAGAGAACAGTCTTTTTGGGTGAGCCTACCGAGAAAGATAAGGAGTATTTCAAGATCATGCTTGAGTCTCAAAGGGCAGCGATCGAGGCTGTTAAGCCTGGAGCTAAGTGCAAAGATGTGGATAAGGCCGCTCGAAACGTAATAGTTAAAGCGAGACTTGGCGATTATGCGATTCATAGGACCGGACATGGCCTGGGATTAAGCGCTCACGAGGGGCCTTATCTTAGATTTGATGCCGAAGATACCCTTGAAGCTGGTATGGTCGTTAGTATAGAGCCTGGCTTTTACATCCCTGGGGTTGGAGGCTTCAGACACTCTGATACGGTTGTGGTAACGCCCCAGGGCCATGAGGTTATAACTCAGGCTCCTAGTGAGCTTGAAGAGTGTATCAAAAGTTGTATGCCTTTTTAAAATTTATTGTTTGAAAAATGGTAACCGTATCTTTCTATCCAATTTCCTATAAGCTTAGTCCATCTTCCTGAAAGGAGTATAAATCTCCCGTTATTGAGTTTTAGGATCTGAGTTATATCCTTATAGGAGATTTTCTTTTTTCTGAGATTTCTTATCCATTCAGCAAGTTCATAGGTATCGCTTTTTTCCTTGCTTCCGAGCGTTCTTATTACACCATTGTGGGCTAATATTACCTTTGCCCAACCTTCTAGGGAGGTGAGCTCCTCACCCTCTATAGGGAAAGGATGTGTCAGCTCGGGTTTTATTCCCCCACTGGTTCCATATCTTAAGTGAATAAGAAGCCTATGATCCCTCAAGTTGAGTTTCTGGTTAAGCTCATATAGCTTTTTGATTAGTTCATCAAAGCTCATTAACCCCTTGATGAAGTATACCCTATCTTTTAGAGGTACCGCTATACCGGCTCCATGGGGATTGGCGTTCCAACATCTAGTTAATATCTCTTGAGGCGGGATATCTTTCTCCCTTTCCTTATAAATCATTACACACATAAATATAACTGGTCTTTAACCTCCCAAGATCAAGATCCCTTTACCACAACTTATTTACATGCCAGAAGCTTCCTAACTTGTAAATTTCAAAATGGCTTCCTAAGCCGTAGTCAATATAGTATCTGTTTCCTAAGCGGTAGGCTACGGAGCTTAAGCCGTTATCCCAGTAAGAATGATATTGGTTTCCTAATTTGTAGGTAACGCTTCTTAAACCATTACTGTAATCGGTATAGATGGTTCTTCCAATTTTATATGTTACGGCGCTTAAGCCATCATCCCAGTCCGTGAAAAGCCTGTTTCCCAATAAATAACTTCTTAAAGTTAAGCCATCATCGTATGTGTAATAATATCTGTTTCCTAACCAGTACCCTACGCCTCCAAGAGCGCAACTCGAGACGATCAAGGAGAATAGGAAAGCCGCTACGCTTACGATTGTTACTCTTTTCATCACTATCTGTCTCCTTTTGTGATTTTATTTTCTAAATCATACTTCTTTAGCGCTTTTCAGTCAAGGCTGTTTAAGTAATATTTTATTAGAAATATCAACTATTGTATTGGGGTGCTAAAGCGCATTATCTATAGTTTGGCTTTTACTTTCAGGTATTACCTAAACTGGCCTTATAGCTTTAGAGGTGGATGTTTTAAAGAAAGATAGAGCCTTTTCTAAGGATGTGGCTAACTTTGCGAGATCATCCGCTTCCTTAGATAGTATCTCAGAGTGGGATGCTATGCCTTCTATAGCCTTCGATGTGCTATTTATGTTCTCACTTATTTTTATAACATCTTTAGCTATCTGATCTGTAGCGGCGGCCATCTCTTGAGTTGAAGCTGATTGTTCTTGAGCTGCAGAGGCTATATTTTGCACAGCATCGTTAAGCTCTTTCATCTTTTCTATGATTTTGTTCATCTCGGAAGCCATATCTGAGATGCTTTTTGATGATGTTAGGATATCAGAGACTGATTTTCTTATGGCTGATGCAGCTATCTCGGACTCTTTGGAAAGGGTTCCTATCACATGTGATATTTCTTTTGCTGCCCTCGCTGATTCCTCGGCTAACTTTCTTACCTCTTCAGCTACTACAGCAAACCCTCTTCCGAGTTCGCCAGCTCTAGCTGCCTCTATAGCAGCATTTAATGCCAAAAGGTTAGTCTGGTCTGCGATCGATGTAATGGTTGATACAAATCCAGTGACCTTCTGAATCGAAGATACCAGGCGTTCGATTATCTTCAGGCTCTCTTCCGCTTCTTTTGATACATGAGATAGGTTAGTCGCGTTCTGAGATAACTCCTTAGATGCCTTATTTGCGATTTCAAGCGTTAGTGTAGCTACTTCTGCAGCGCTACTTGCTGATTTTGCGGCGGTTTGCGCTCCAGCAGCCACCTCCTCTATTCCAGCGTTAGTTTCCTCTATTGAGGCAGAATTGCTTTCAGCGAGTGCAGATATTTCTTGAATTGTTGCTGTTATGCTTTGTATCTGCGAATTGACGTTGTTTATAGCTGAGAAGATCTTTTCTGATGCTGATGCGACTTTATCTGCAGTTAAGGTAGAGGAGGAGATTATATCCTTTATTCTCTCTATAACGGAAGAGAGCTTTTTCCCTATAAGCGAAAATTCGTCACTGCTTGAGCTATCTATTCCAAGGGATAGCTCTCCCTGAGAGAGCTTATCCATTGCGTCTTCTAACTGAGAGAGCCTCCTTTTGATATTTCTTCCTATAAGAAGACTTATGGTTAATATTATTAAGACTATGATAGAGGAGATCGCTATTTGTAAGGTAAGGGACCTATCTATGCGAGATATGATCTCTGAGATGTTTACTCTCTCAAAAACCGCTGCGAAGGTTTTCCCCTCAAAATCCTTTATTGGAGCCGCTATATAAGCAAAGTTACCCTCTATGAATCTCTGGGGATTTCCCTTAAGAAGGTCTTCGATGTTGTAAAGTTTGGTGAAGTCTTCAAGATCTGGCCTAGACTTCGTAATTACATCGACCCTGTTTCCCTTTTCATCCAAGAATATCTTAACTATCACGTCACCTTTGAATTTTTTCGCAAAGCCCTCTGTTATATTAACGTTGGCCTCTAGGCTTCCCACGTATTTCCCATCGTAAAATACAGGTGCTATATACCTTATCTGCGGTCCTACCGCACCAACGCTTATGGAAGTTGTTGGCTGTTTTGTCTTTATAACATGAAGGATATCGCTTCTTATAGCCTTAAGGTCATCTCCGTATCTTTTAAGGTTTGATGTTCTTAAGAAGGATATGCAGTCCTCTGTGTGGAAGTGAAGTTGAGAGAAGTCGTAGTTTTTATTATATAGCTCGTGGAAGGGCATTACGAGCTCTATTAATCTATCTCTATTTCTTTCTGCAAAGGCTTTGATAATTTCTTTATCCTTAAGCAATGTCTCTACAACAATACTAGCTTTATCTTGCTCTGTCTTGATCATCTTTAATATATCTTCGTATACCACATTGGCGTAAAGCCTCTTCCAGCTATCGTTTATTTCTTTACTTAAGAATAAACTCGTTGATACTGTGATAATGGCAGTTATGGCTATGGCTAAAGGTACCCATATCGAAAGCCAACTCCTTATTCTCAAGTTTTTCCACCTCCTCAGAGTGCATAATGAATTCTTTTAAATCTAAAAATTATTATAAGCTTTTACAGATTTTCTTTCAAGAGAAAGTTCGCTTTAAAGGCTTGATTAAATGTTGTGGTATCTGAGGTTTTATATTGACATATTTCCTCTTTTGTTTGATACTCTTTATATGGAAATCTTTTGAAAGGGGGTTAATAGATGGAGATTCCCTTTTATAAGATGAACGGCGCTGGTAATGACTTTATAGTTATAGACAATAGGGATGGGGTAATGAATGGAGTTAATGTGACAGAGTTCGTTGCGTTGGTTTGTAGGAGAAGAAAGTCAATAGGTGCTGACGGCTTGAT comes from Synergistota bacterium and encodes:
- the smpB gene encoding SsrA-binding protein SmpB, which gives rise to MKIIAQNKKAFHDYEILETYEAGIVLQGSEIKSIRDGRVNLKDSYAKVKEGELWLYDMHISPYDKASFFNHDPLRPRKLLLHKKEIVRLIGKVNERGLTLIPLKLYINDRGKAKIELALAKGKKLHDKRKAIAEKDLRRELERALKYR
- a CDS encoding ribonuclease H-like domain-containing protein, which codes for MVFVSKKTEDIFVVEYPFYNAYLDIETTGLSPLYAEITVVGIYLEGYKDKIVQLIGEGITYFNLISALRGVKNIYTYNGSRFDLIFIKERLGIDINAIFNHCDLMYLCWRGNLYGGLKAVERKLGIERKLKDVNGESAIVLWERYRKFGDFQSLKLLLEYNKEDVCNLKILKKKLEEIFKKTGT
- a CDS encoding sodium:solute symporter family protein gives rise to the protein MSLAFLVIVIYLLAVILLSIYFTKYVKTSEDFTVAGRSLPGIILAGTFMATWMGSGTVVGGTNSLAYRHGPWVAIIFGMAAPIGIVILYLLSKKIHELKMQTVPDVLEYKYGEAARVIGSLIIILAYVGITSYQYSGIGFVLNATLGIPTKIGTLIGAIVVIGSAVLGGLYSVAYTDFMSACIMLLGLAIGIPVAISGAGGWAAVASKLPPEHLKLGGLSALSIMGYFFPLFFLILGDQNMYQRFFAAKDPKAAKWGAIGWFFGVVVVMPLVAYGATTSRALFPNLNPGMALIRLSSDAMPPIIGALCLAAISAFIITTGNSYLLSSAVNLGWDIYARVIRRSATDESRLAVTRWGVIILGVLAYVLITYFPTVLSVQMYAYTMYGASITPALLAAVLWPNVKPSAGISSMVVGAIVTLAWELSGKPYGLASVIVAAPAAIVTLFLVNIILLMRKE
- a CDS encoding Xaa-Pro peptidase family protein codes for the protein MKSIPLRVKKLRERIFKEGLDFALILNPLNQYYYSGFYALIYSRPILLVISHDESNLIVPCLEELHAKEDAKVDHLHVYYEHPEKASEGISPFEALKKIISKKGWRRVGVEKDSLPLSLFELLKDAGIVEFKDIAPFIAKERLIKDEEELELIRQAGKLVSLGVVESLKAIREGLTEVEVDGIGGLALLKYAGENYPGRRVELFVMSPSGRERSALPHVFSIARKLKKGDIIIHSRQIALDGYRAECERTVFLGEPTEKDKEYFKIMLESQRAAIEAVKPGAKCKDVDKAARNVIVKARLGDYAIHRTGHGLGLSAHEGPYLRFDAEDTLEAGMVVSIEPGFYIPGVGGFRHSDTVVVTPQGHEVITQAPSELEECIKSCMPF
- a CDS encoding methyl-accepting chemotaxis protein gives rise to the protein MRIRSWLSIWVPLAIAITAIITVSTSLFLSKEINDSWKRLYANVVYEDILKMIKTEQDKASIVVETLLKDKEIIKAFAERNRDRLIELVMPFHELYNKNYDFSQLHFHTEDCISFLRTSNLKRYGDDLKAIRSDILHVIKTKQPTTSISVGAVGPQIRYIAPVFYDGKYVGSLEANVNITEGFAKKFKGDVIVKIFLDEKGNRVDVITKSRPDLEDFTKLYNIEDLLKGNPQRFIEGNFAYIAAPIKDFEGKTFAAVFERVNISEIISRIDRSLTLQIAISSIIVLIILTISLLIGRNIKRRLSQLEDAMDKLSQGELSLGIDSSSSDEFSLIGKKLSSVIERIKDIISSSTLTADKVASASEKIFSAINNVNSQIQSITATIQEISALAESNSASIEETNAGIEEVAAGAQTAAKSASSAAEVATLTLEIANKASKELSQNATNLSHVSKEAEESLKIIERLVSSIQKVTGFVSTITSIADQTNLLALNAAIEAARAGELGRGFAVVAEEVRKLAEESARAAKEISHVIGTLSKESEIAASAIRKSVSDILTSSKSISDMASEMNKIIEKMKELNDAVQNIASAAQEQSASTQEMAAATDQIAKDVIKISENINSTSKAIEGIASHSEILSKEADDLAKLATSLEKALSFFKTSTSKAIRPV